In one window of Legionella fallonii LLAP-10 DNA:
- the gatB gene encoding Asp-tRNA(Asn)/Glu-tRNA(Gln) amidotransferase subunit GatB — translation MEWDTVIGLEVHAQLKTKSKLFSGASTAYGASPNSQTCFIDAGLPGVLPVLNQQAVVMAIQLGIAIHADINDLSVFERKNYFYPDLPKGYQISQFQRPIVSNGQLKITLDDGSEKKVEIVRAHLEEDAGKSLHEMHFEYTGIDLNRAGTPLLEIVTAPCLYSTEEAIKYLKTLHQVVRFLGICDGNMQEGSFRCDVNLSLKPKGSTVLGTRTELKNLNSFRYIEKAIAFEQARHQDLLERGELVIQETRLYNPDTDSTHTMRDKENENDYRYFPDPDLLPIQVTPAQIAEIKNNLPALPEEIHRKLKEIPSLNDEDFNFILSSPAAYHFYKEIKECSQASDKVIINWLKGQYAAALNEQQLTFDTVLPISAKTMANLLDKLHDNVISSNIAKNIFTFLWSGEEDVDAIIQREGYQQMDNSVDLEEMVVSVIQQYPGQAAEYKAGKEKLLAFFVGQIMKQTKGQANPEQITMLLRKHLCS, via the coding sequence ATGGAATGGGATACTGTCATTGGTCTTGAGGTTCATGCTCAATTAAAAACAAAATCTAAACTTTTTTCTGGTGCATCAACCGCCTACGGTGCTTCACCAAACTCACAGACCTGCTTTATCGATGCGGGCTTACCTGGGGTATTACCCGTCTTAAATCAGCAAGCAGTTGTTATGGCGATTCAATTGGGTATCGCAATTCATGCAGATATCAATGATCTCTCGGTGTTTGAACGAAAAAATTATTTTTATCCTGATTTACCTAAAGGTTATCAAATCAGCCAATTTCAAAGACCTATAGTCAGTAATGGGCAACTAAAAATAACACTAGACGATGGCAGTGAGAAAAAAGTTGAAATAGTACGTGCCCACTTAGAGGAGGATGCAGGAAAGTCCTTACATGAAATGCATTTTGAATATACAGGAATAGATTTAAATAGAGCAGGTACTCCTTTACTTGAAATTGTTACAGCTCCCTGTTTGTATTCTACTGAAGAAGCAATTAAATACTTAAAAACATTGCATCAAGTAGTACGATTCTTAGGAATTTGTGACGGTAATATGCAAGAGGGATCGTTTCGCTGCGATGTCAATTTATCATTAAAACCCAAGGGTTCAACTGTTTTGGGTACGCGAACTGAACTAAAGAATTTGAACTCGTTTCGTTATATTGAAAAAGCAATAGCTTTTGAACAAGCACGGCATCAAGATTTATTAGAGCGCGGTGAGCTCGTTATTCAGGAAACACGGCTCTATAATCCTGATACTGACTCCACACATACCATGCGTGACAAAGAAAATGAAAATGACTATCGTTATTTTCCTGATCCGGATTTGCTTCCCATTCAAGTAACACCTGCGCAGATTGCAGAAATTAAGAATAATTTACCAGCTTTGCCTGAAGAGATTCATCGTAAACTAAAAGAGATACCCTCATTAAATGACGAGGATTTTAATTTTATCTTATCTTCGCCAGCAGCTTATCATTTTTATAAAGAAATAAAGGAATGCAGCCAAGCTTCCGATAAAGTGATTATTAACTGGTTGAAAGGACAATATGCTGCGGCGTTAAATGAACAACAATTAACTTTTGATACGGTATTGCCCATTTCTGCAAAAACCATGGCGAATCTTTTAGATAAGCTACATGATAATGTGATTTCTTCGAATATTGCTAAAAATATTTTCACGTTCCTGTGGAGTGGAGAAGAGGATGTAGATGCCATTATTCAACGTGAAGGCTATCAGCAAATGGATAATAGTGTCGACTTGGAGGAGATGGTAGTCAGTGTCATTCAACAATATCCTGGACAAGCAGCTGAGTATAAAGCTGGAAAAGAAAAGCTTTTGGCATTTTTTGTAGGACAAATTATGAAACAAACCAAGGGACAAGCAAATCCGGAGCAAATTACTATGCTGCTAAGAAAACATCTCTGTTCTTAA
- a CDS encoding helix-turn-helix domain-containing protein: MSAVMQEVAQGNEALSHQVISAVKGYLTTVGNKDANLNLYQLIVEEVEAPLFRTVMELTRYNQSKAARVLGVSRGTLRTKLKRYFDDEFIGTRDF; encoded by the coding sequence ATGAGTGCAGTAATGCAAGAAGTGGCGCAAGGAAATGAAGCTCTTTCGCATCAAGTGATTAGTGCAGTTAAGGGGTATTTAACTACTGTTGGTAATAAAGACGCTAATTTGAACTTATATCAATTAATCGTTGAAGAAGTTGAAGCTCCTTTATTTCGTACAGTGATGGAATTAACTCGTTACAATCAGTCAAAAGCTGCTCGAGTTCTTGGTGTGAGCCGTGGTACATTGCGTACTAAATTAAAGCGTTATTTTGATGATGAATTTATCGGTACACGTGATTTCTAA
- a CDS encoding HesB/IscA family protein — MSVVMHHTTEKPGISFSESAKKHMVSYLAKDPEHTGVRLSVKKTGCSGFSYVVDYVKTPSEGDMVLPLTDEYVVCIDRASYPFLKEMNVDYVKQGFNSKFVFNNPNQTGQCGCGESFTVD, encoded by the coding sequence ATGAGTGTTGTAATGCACCATACTACTGAAAAACCGGGGATTAGCTTTAGCGAATCTGCAAAAAAACATATGGTTTCTTATCTCGCAAAAGATCCAGAACATACTGGCGTGCGTTTGTCTGTTAAGAAAACAGGATGTTCAGGGTTTTCCTATGTTGTTGATTATGTGAAAACTCCTTCAGAAGGGGATATGGTTCTGCCTCTCACCGATGAGTATGTGGTATGCATTGATAGAGCGAGTTATCCATTTCTTAAAGAGATGAATGTGGATTATGTAAAACAAGGATTTAATTCTAAGTTTGTCTTTAATAATCCCAATCAAACTGGTCAATGTGGATGCGGTGAAAGTTTTACGGTTGATTAA
- a CDS encoding iron-sulfur cluster assembly scaffold protein, producing MMYNERVEDCFFLPRHVGILDLNVPLTVHFSSIQKNQSVTRIDLYLQCTGDTLITKACFKATGNPYVIAALEWLCRQIEGRKLDCLKEMNYQILVKELEIPQNQYPIALQVEDVYKEVFTLMKKKLEDYKS from the coding sequence ATGATGTATAATGAAAGAGTAGAAGATTGTTTTTTTCTGCCTAGGCACGTTGGTATTCTTGATCTCAATGTACCACTGACGGTTCATTTTTCTAGTATCCAGAAAAATCAAAGTGTTACAAGAATAGACTTATATTTACAATGCACGGGAGATACACTGATTACTAAGGCCTGTTTTAAAGCGACAGGAAATCCTTACGTAATAGCAGCTCTAGAGTGGCTATGTCGGCAAATTGAAGGTAGAAAATTAGACTGTTTGAAAGAGATGAATTATCAGATATTAGTCAAAGAATTAGAAATACCACAGAACCAATATCCCATTGCTTTACAAGTCGAAGATGTTTATAAAGAAGTGTTTACCTTAATGAAAAAGAAACTTGAGGATTATAAATCATGA
- a CDS encoding IscS subfamily cysteine desulfurase: MDKRPIYFDYMATTPVDPRVVEQMIKYLGPDGCFGNPASTTHIYGKEAAMAVEQARGEIADSVNASMQNIVFTSGATEADNLAILGAARFYKNKGKHLITMSTEHKAVLDSFHQLEKEGFDVTYLEPESDGLLDLHQLEQALRQETILVSIMHVNNEIGVIQDIVAISELLRNRGIIFHVDAAQSAGKLPIDLHQLSVDLMSFSAHKNYGPKGVGALYVRHRPRVRLQAQTFGGGHEGGLRSGTLATHQIVGMGTAFVLAETARKEEQTRILNYRKQLWDGIKHLPGIRLNGHEQNRLPGNLNLSFSGLDGDSLLLALNDLAISTTSACSSASVQPSYVLKALGLSDELAHSSIRLSIGRFTTEEQIQHAIAIIDTQVKRLHEMSPL, from the coding sequence ATGGACAAAAGGCCAATTTATTTTGATTACATGGCAACAACTCCGGTCGATCCGCGTGTTGTGGAGCAGATGATCAAATATTTAGGACCTGATGGTTGTTTTGGAAATCCTGCATCGACGACACATATTTATGGTAAAGAAGCGGCTATGGCGGTTGAACAGGCTCGAGGAGAAATTGCTGATTCAGTTAATGCGTCTATGCAAAATATAGTGTTTACTTCCGGAGCTACTGAAGCCGATAATTTGGCTATTTTAGGTGCTGCCCGTTTTTATAAAAATAAAGGGAAACATTTAATCACTATGAGTACCGAGCACAAAGCGGTGCTTGATAGTTTTCATCAGCTTGAAAAGGAAGGATTTGACGTTACTTATCTTGAGCCAGAATCAGATGGTTTATTAGATCTTCATCAATTGGAGCAGGCACTGCGTCAAGAGACTATTTTAGTTTCTATTATGCATGTTAATAATGAAATTGGTGTCATCCAGGATATAGTAGCCATAAGTGAGTTATTACGTAATAGAGGAATTATTTTTCATGTTGATGCCGCCCAAAGTGCGGGAAAACTCCCCATCGATTTGCATCAACTTTCTGTCGATCTCATGTCCTTTTCTGCCCATAAAAATTACGGACCTAAAGGTGTAGGCGCATTGTATGTTCGCCATAGACCACGAGTTCGCTTGCAAGCGCAAACTTTTGGAGGCGGGCATGAAGGCGGTTTGCGTTCAGGAACTTTAGCTACTCATCAAATTGTAGGGATGGGGACAGCATTTGTCCTTGCAGAAACAGCGCGTAAAGAAGAGCAGACGCGAATTTTAAACTATAGAAAACAATTATGGGATGGTATTAAACATTTGCCAGGTATACGTTTAAATGGGCATGAGCAGAATAGGCTTCCCGGTAATCTCAATTTAAGTTTTTCTGGTTTGGATGGCGATTCTTTACTTTTAGCCTTAAACGATTTAGCAATTTCAACAACTTCAGCCTGTTCCTCTGCCAGTGTTCAGCCTTCGTATGTATTAAAAGCTTTAGGATTGTCTGATGAATTAGCGCATAGCTCCATACGTTTATCCATAGGCCGCTTTACAACAGAAGAGCAAATTCAGCACGCTATTGCTATAATTGATACCCAAGTAAAACGATTGCATGAAATGTCACCACTATGA